The genome window GACTTTGCCGCCTTTGCCGAGATCGCGAAGGAGGTAGGGGCATACCTCATGGTGGACATGGCGCACATTGCCGGGTTGGTCGCCACGGGGCATCATCCCTCGCCCATTCCGTTCGCCGACGTCGTGACCTCGACGACGCACAAGACGCTGCGCGGCCCGCGCGGAGGGCTCATCCTCTGCAAGGGCGAACACGCGAAGACGATCGACAAGGCCGTCTTTCCCGGCTCGCAGGGCGGTCCGCTGGAGCACGTCATCGCCGCCAAGGCGGTGGCCTTCCGCGAGGCGCTGCATCCGTCGTTCACCGACTATTGCGGGCAGATCGTGAAGAACGCGCAGGCGCTGGCCCACGCGCTCCTCGCGCGCGGGTACGAGCTGGTGTCGGGGGGCACCGACAACCACCTCATGCTCGTGGACCTGCGCAGCAAGGGGCTCACCGGCAAGGTCGCCGAGCAGGTGCTGGACAAGGCGGGGATCACCGTCAACAAGAACACCGTCCCGCGCGAGACGCAGTCACCGTTCGTGACGAGCGGGATCCGGGTCGGGACGCCGGCGGTCACCACGCGCGGGATGAAGGAAGGCGAGATGGAGGCCATCGCATCGCTCATGGATACCGTGCTCGCCGCTCCCGCGGATGCTGCCACGGTGCACGCCGAGGTGAAGGCGCAGGTCAAGGCGCTCACCGATGACTTCCCGCTCTACCCGACGTCGTCACCCGCTGCGGTGGCGTGACGCGGTGGGCGACGCGGTGGCGTGACGCGCATGCCTAACGCCGGCGCCTGACGGCGTTGTCGGACGGTAGAGCTTATGAGACGAGGGGGACGCCCGCCAGTGCGAGCGTCCCCCTCGGTCGTTTCCCGCGCTTCGCCGTGGCGGGTGCCTACATGAACGCGCTGCGCACCACGAACCAGACGTTGGCCGGGCGCTCGGCCAGGCGACGCATGTACCACGGGAACCAGTTGTTGCCGTAGCTGATGAGGCAACGGACCGCATGTCCTTTCGATGCCAGGTCGCGCTGCTCGGCGGCGCGGATGCCGTACAGCATGTGGATCTCGAACTTTCCCGGGGCAACGCCTAACGCGGCGGCCTTGGCCACGAGCTGCTGGACGATCGCCATGTCATGCGTCCCGAAGACGGGGATCGCCTTCCCCCTGGCGGCCGCCTCGAGGAGCGTGGTCCCCAGCGCGACGTAGGCGGCGTCGGTGTCGGCCTTGGCGGGGAAGGCGACCGACGCGGGCTCCGCGTACGCCCCCTTCACCAGGCGAACGGCCGGGTTGATTGCCAGCAGCCGCTCGAGGTCCTTTGGCGTGCGGAAGAGGTACGACTGGAGGCAGAGGCCGACGTTGTCATGCGTGGCCTTGAGCTTCTCGTAGAGTTCGAGCGTCCGGTCAACGTAGCTCGAGTCCTCCATGTCGATCCAGAGGAGCTGTCCCTGGGCCGCGGCGGCATCGGCGATCGGCGCGATCTGCTGCACGCAGTAGTCGACCGAGGTGTCGAGCCCCAGCTGCGTGGGCTTGACCGACACCTGCGTGGGAAGCTTGCGCCTGACGATCTCGCCTAACGCCGAGATGTAGTGGTCGCGCACCTCGTCCGTATTGCGCTCGCCGGTGAGCGTCTCGCCCAGCCGCGTGATGATGGTCCCGATCTGCGCGGGGACGAGCTGCTGCGCGGCGTCGAGCGCATCGGAGAGCTTCTCGCCGGGCATGAACCGCTTGACGGCGCGGCGGGCAAAGGCGCGCTGCGTCATCTGCGACGCGAGCCACTGGGATTTCGAGGCGCGGAGAAGAACGGAACGCGCGATGGACATGGTGCGATGGTTGGCGGGGCGGATGGAGGAGCTGCGCGCCCGGACGGGATGGAGCGGGCGCGGAGCGCCGGGCCACGCGCAGCCGGCGCGGTCCAAAGATGCCATGTGCGCGCGCGCTTCGCAGCGGGCGTTCGCCGTTCCCGAGGCTCTCTACCTCGGAATGGGCGCCGGCGGGCGATCGTCGAACGACGCCACCATGAGAACCGTGCTCAGCGCCGAGAGGACGATGGCGGCAACGGCCCCGAGGTACCCCTGCAGCGAGAGGTGGAGCGGCGCATCGGCCAGGGCGGCGAGCCCGTGGGAGGCGCCGCGGGAGAGCGCCTGGATGGCACTCCATGCGAGGGCGCCCGAAGCGGCGGGGACGATTGCCTGCGCGAAGCGGTTGCGCGGGACGCGCAGCGCCTGGAGGAAGAGGGCCAGGACCGACAGCCACAACGCGACCTGCAGCATGGGGTACGCGCGGCGAATGCCGGCGAATGCTGCGGAGCTGCCGGGGGCAGGTGCGCAGAGGGCGGGATCGCCGTAGCGCGGCCACCAGCGACAGTCGGTGCGCGTGTCCGTCGCGGATCGGCCCAGGCGGGAGAGGCCGACCGCGGAGAGTTCGTACGTGGTTCCGTCAGGTGCTGCGGCGCGCCCCCACGGTTGCGTGGAGGCGCGCTGCAGGGCAACGGCGGCAAGGAAGACAGCCACGGCGCTCACCAATTGGCGGCCGCGGCGCCCGGTTACCGCCAGCGCCACCTACTTGACGTGCTTGAACGTGAGCTTGCGCAGCGCTCTCGACATCGTGGAGGCGTGCACGCCGAACTTCTCGGCGAGTTCGTGCAGCGCCAAGCCGCGCTTGTGCATCTGACGGGCCTTGCTGACATCCTTCTCCGTCAACTTCGACGCGAAGTTGTCACTGCCCTTTCGATTGGCGGCGCCTGCATAACGAGCAGGTTGCCGCCGTGACGAGAACCGCGTGTCGCGCTTGCGTCCAGGCATACGGCACTCCGAGGCTGGGAGTGAGGGGGAGACGCATCCGAGGGGTTGGTGCGTCGGGGACAATGTAATGCGAGGGACATACCGCGAGGAACAAGAACTTTGCGGGGATCCGGCGACCGCACCCCGATCCCCCCGGGGTCATGCAACCGTCATCGCCGCCCTACAGGCGGCACACCGCCACGTCACCAGCCTGCATTCGCCGCGAGCGCTGCCTTGCCTGCTTCGTCATGCCCAGCACGTTGGTCGTGCCGCAGGCCAGGGCCGTCACCAGGCTTGGCTCCGCACCGTCGGGATGCAGCGTGCCGCGAAACTGAACCGCCAGCCACAAATCGCGCAGCGACCCGCCCGGCGGGAGCGGGACGGCCAGCGTGGTGCGCGGGAGCGAGCGCCGCTCGCCCGTGCGCAGCACATCGGCCACCGTCACCGCCCCGCTGACGCCCAGCGGAACAGGGAGCCCCGCCGAGTCGCTCGCCACGACCGCGCGCATCGTGACGTCGTCGAGCGGGACACTGTCGGCAGTGCCGCCGCCCCGATACTGCACCCATCCACTGTCCACCACCAACGAAAGTACGTCACCCTCGATGGCCACCGAGGCGTCGACCTCGCCGTGCAC of Gemmatimonadaceae bacterium contains these proteins:
- a CDS encoding proline dehydrogenase family protein, translating into MSIARSVLLRASKSQWLASQMTQRAFARRAVKRFMPGEKLSDALDAAQQLVPAQIGTIITRLGETLTGERNTDEVRDHYISALGEIVRRKLPTQVSVKPTQLGLDTSVDYCVQQIAPIADAAAAQGQLLWIDMEDSSYVDRTLELYEKLKATHDNVGLCLQSYLFRTPKDLERLLAINPAVRLVKGAYAEPASVAFPAKADTDAAYVALGTTLLEAAARGKAIPVFGTHDMAIVQQLVAKAAALGVAPGKFEIHMLYGIRAAEQRDLASKGHAVRCLISYGNNWFPWYMRRLAERPANVWFVVRSAFM
- a CDS encoding serine hydroxymethyltransferase, producing the protein MSEWKSWDRCPPGTALRGADPDIARLIEREIERQSEGLELIASENFVSPAVLEAMGSPLTNKYAEGLPGKRYYGGCEVVDEVEQLAIDRVKRLFGAEHANVQPHSGASANSAVCLALLKPGDTLLGQDLSQGGHLTHGSPVNFSGLLYRAVHYGVTDAGYIDYDMLRDVARRERPKLIIAGASAYPRVIDFAAFAEIAKEVGAYLMVDMAHIAGLVATGHHPSPIPFADVVTSTTHKTLRGPRGGLILCKGEHAKTIDKAVFPGSQGGPLEHVIAAKAVAFREALHPSFTDYCGQIVKNAQALAHALLARGYELVSGGTDNHLMLVDLRSKGLTGKVAEQVLDKAGITVNKNTVPRETQSPFVTSGIRVGTPAVTTRGMKEGEMEAIASLMDTVLAAPADAATVHAEVKAQVKALTDDFPLYPTSSPAAVA